The Salmo salar chromosome ssa06, Ssal_v3.1, whole genome shotgun sequence genome window below encodes:
- the LOC106606188 gene encoding periplakin isoform X4, whose amino-acid sequence MNEYHKFHKEARDTQDLLKRMDKEVDQKYKPEFKDMYQMESLIRDLDDQAKAMDHFDERVKALEKRSLQVLPLQFRRNTPQKLLPVEALCEFDTDEGQILRGERYTLLSNKGPKWEVKDAAGRKLTAPGACFMVPPTDPESVALSNSLASQQKGIKMKVSGSKTTLVKRLEELKKDGSAGSDKEEQQCRQLMAGLDKVTSDLDKQEKAIYSRVRPPLEQTRPLQDSADRLQDVKDIAAVVRKIEPEKSSKVREAEKFLTSNPKCASAPQLNGKVNEANNKYDKINLLLKCSEDKLQNSNRLENSLQNGKSLLSSYENKLVREEVAPADISSLEKTQRQLADIASELKTKRSAVTETEANLRAAKGSCDTMATKLQEHCPDIERQEGEVRKLNKRYDNLNRQIDTRTQSLQRAKTSYSNYRSDYDNLNNWLSRVPNYEPTEKDNLSQVETKLEKQKNLLSDIKKKESELNNVSKNAQLYQQAVKDYENDTEKFKSILDLEDGLVPQTYKRSRLESPALRVKEEESAIEAKFTEVNAVNKQRMANLQFAQGLMNQQSDVIVANNVQQVKSAAPGEEAWRIESQLKDEIQRREQLEKDLEKIQTDIYMLEGQKPEDTVVKKEIIKKVPDPTLVDEVHNVRQKLSDETRVTRAMDNELEALRLKLRGIETEIKEGAQQYTVKEVLRIERDRGQEEEVRRLREELEELRRKKTIKDNEVIQITKQVTLLAQQKSKEQEVITEEEVIKVQNDPQLENEYRILLDRKQKEQEARKQLEDELRFLQDKLRRLEKEKSMAEEKISIKEVLKVEKDIAFEREVENLRMQHEDEKAKHRSSQRERADLQRKISSLEEEKTRVIVQEKVREIVRPDPKAEAEVANLRMELVEHQRRYRDADQQLKSHQDELKMLRNRGPQIEIKEIIKEVIKYKTDPQTERELEKLRNEIVDKTHQTEKSEMEIRQLRDEIQRWKDTKPQVQIKEVVNEVLEYKENPKTKEEIEILKRKLADEQKKRLDLERERSANEEKIRLRKIDLSQVREKVVQQEVVKMEEDPLLRSECTTFIQNINNEQRQRETLKEELYQLQSRKANLDAQLEELERERRARRDAELEIQRLRVRLNEMEVRDKENRERVTVKQMVVLQQDPQQEKEHSILKLQVEEERHKRTLLEKELNILLQQQVTLERMVVKEKVVRTETIQVEKDPEAELEIETMTRTLEQEKRRRLELDQELGSLKSRLSDMEFTNTKSSKELDYIRDESSRLQQENQRLQNDIRRLQSEIQITSTETRSISNSAPMESGKNLELRLDSLQRELAELRAITSQKDEEIEKLQKSLSAIQIKREQRESHLRRSIVVIDPDSGKEMRPEEAYKLGLIDWKMFVNLQSQECDWEEISVKGPKGESSVLHDRKSGKRFSIEDALRAGNITNRQLQQYHDKEITIQEFGVMVSGKTK is encoded by the exons GGAGAGAGGTACACCCTCCTGAGTAACAAGGGGCCCAAGTGGGAGGTGAAGGACGCGGCCGGGCGTAAACTGACGGCTCCAGGGGCCTGCTTCATGGTCCCCCCCACAGACCCAGAGTCTGTCGCCCTCTCCAacag tctggccaGCCAGCAGAAGGGTATTAAGATGAAGGTGTCTGGCAGTAAGACCACCCTGGTCAAACGCCTGGAGGAACTGAAGAAAGACGGCTCCGCTGGCTCTG ACAAGGAGGAGCAGCAGTGTCGCCAGCTGATGGCCGGTTTGGACAAGGTGACCAGTGATCTGGACAAACAGGAGAAGGCCATCTACTCTCGAGTGCGCCCCCCGCTGGAGCAGACCAGGCCACTTCAGGACAGCGCTGACCGTCTGCAGGACGTCAAG GACATTGCGGCCGTGGTTCGTAAGATCGAGCCGGAGAAGTCATCCAAGGTGAGGGAGGCTGAGAAgttcctgacctctaaccctaaaTGTGCCAGCGCCCCTCAGCTGAACGGCAAGGTGAACGAGGCCAACAACAAATACGACAAGATCAACCTGCTGCTCAAGTGCTCCGAGGACAA GCTTCAGAATTCCAACCGCCTGGAGAACTCCCTTCAAAACGGGAAATCTTTATTGTCCAGCTACGAGAACAAGTTGGTCAGGGAGGAAGTCGCCCCAGCAGACATCTCATCTCTGGAGAAGACACAGCGTCAACTGGCT GATATTGCATCAGAGCTGAAGACCAAGAGGTCCGCGGTGACGGAGACGGAGGCTAACCTGCGTGCGGCCAAAGGCAGCTGTGACACCATGGCAACCAAGCTGCAGGAGCACTGCCCCGACATCGAGAGGCAGGAAGGCGAGGTCCGGAAACTTAACAAACGCTACGACAACCTCAACAGGCAGATCGACACCAG AACTCAGAGCCTGCAGAGGGCTAAGACGTCGTACAGCAACTACCGCAGTGACTACGACAACCTGAACAACTGGCTGTCCCGCGTGCCAAACTATGAGCCAACTGAGAAAGACAACCTCAGTCAGGTGGAAACCAAGCTGGAAAAACAGAAG AACCTGCTCTCCGACATTAAAAAGAAGGAGTCTGAGTTGAACAACGTATCGAAAAATGCCCAACTTTACCAGCAAGCCGTCAAG GACTATGAGAATGATACTGAGAAGTTCAAGTCAATTCTGGACCTTGAAGATGGGCTGGTCCCTCAGACCTACAAGAGAAGCAGACTGGAGTCCCCTGCACTCAGGGTCAAGGAAGAG GAATCTGCCATTGAAGCTAAATTCACCGAAGTGAATGCAGTTAACAAGCAAAGGATGGCAAATCTGCAGTTTGCGCAAGGCCTTATGAATCAG caatCAGACGTGATCGTTGCAAACAATGTCCAGCAAGTCAAATCTGCCGCTCCCGGAGAAGAAGCCTGGAGGATCGAGAGTCAACTGAAAGACGAGATCCAGAGGAGGGAGCAGCTGGAGAAGGATCTAGAGAAAATCCAGACGGACATCTACATGTTGGAGGGCCAGAAGCCGGAGGACACCGTCGTCAAGAAGGAGATCATCAAGAAGGTTCCGGATCCTACTCTGGTCGACGAGGTTCACAATGTCCGTCAGAAACTATCAGACGAAACCCGGGTCACCCGGGCCATGGACAACGAGCTGGAGGCGCTGAGGCTGAAGCTGCGCGGCATCGAAACAGAGATCAAAGAAGGAGCACAGCAGTACACCGTGAAGGAGGTGCTGCGTATCGAGAGGGACCGTggccaggaggaggaggtgaggaggctcAGGGAGGAGCTGGAAGAGCTGAGGAGGAAGAAGACCATCAAGGACAATGAGGTGATTCAGATCACCAAGCAGGTGACGCTCCTGGCACAGCAGAAGTCCAAGGAGCAGGAGGTGATCACAGAGGAGGAGGTGATTAAAGTGCAGAATGACCCGCAACTGGAGAACGAGTACCGCATCCTCTTGGACAGGAAGCAGAAGGAGCAGGAGGCCAGGAAGCAACTTGAGGACGAGCTGCGCTTCCTCCAGGACAAGCTCCGCAGGCTGGAGAAGGAGAAGTCCATGGCTGAGGAGAAGATCTCCATCAAGGAGGTGCTGAAGGTAGAGAAGGATATCGCCtttgagagggaggtagagaatcTCAGGATGCAACATGAGGATGAGAAGGCCAAGCACCGGTCTTCACAAAGGGAGCGTGCCGACCTCCAGAGGAAGATCTCCAGCCTAGAGGAGGAAAAGACAAGGGTCATAGTTCAGGAGAAGGTGAGGGAGATCGTCAGGCCCGACCCCAAGGCTGAGGCTGAAGTGGCCAACCTACGCATGGAACTGGTGGAGCACCAGAGGAGGTACAGAGACGCCGACCAGCAGCTGAAGTCCCACCAGGACGAGCTGAAGATGCTGAGAAACAGAGGTCCGCAGATCGAGATCAAGGAGATCATCAAGGAAGTCATCAAGTACAAGACAGACCCGCAGACCGAGAGGGAGCTGGAGAAACTCCGCAACGAGATTGTGGACAAGACGCACCAGACGGAGAAGTCAGAGATGGAGATCAGGCAGCTGAGGGACGAGATTCAGCGGTGGAAGGACACCAAGCCCCAGGTGCAAATTAAAGAGGTGGTTAATGAGGTGCTGGAGTACAAAGAAAACCCCAAGACCAAGGAGGAGATTGAGATCCTGAAGAGGAAGCTGGCGGACGAGCAGAAGAAACGCCTGGACCTGGAGAGGGAGCGATCAGCTAATGAGGAGAAGATCCGGCTAAGGAAGATCGACCTGTCCCAGGTCAGGGAGAAGGTGGTTCAGCAGGAGGTGGTTAAGATGGAGGAGGACCCATTACTGAGGTCAGAGTGCACCACCTTCATACAGAACATCAACAATGAACAGAGGCAGAGGGAGACCCTGAAAGAGGAGCTCTACCAACTTCAGAGTAGGAAGGCCAACCTGGACGCACAGCTGGAGGAGCTGGAGCGAGAACGCCGAGCTAGGCGTGATGCAGAGCTGGAGATCCAGAGGCTGAGGGTCAGGCTGAACGAGATGGAGGTCAGGGACAAGGAGAACAGGGAGAGGGTCACAGTGAAACAGATGGTGGTTCTCCAGCAGGACCCCCAGCAAGAGAAAGAGCACTCCATCCTCAAGCtgcaggtggaggaggagagacacaAGCGCACCCTGCTGGAGAAGGAGCTGAACATCCTGCTCCAGCAGCAGGTCACCCTGGAGAGGATGGTGGTGAAGGAGAAGGTGGTGCGCACCGAGACCATCCAGGTAGAGAAAGACCCGGAGGCTGAGCTGGAGATCGAGACGATGACGAGGACGCTggaacaggagaagaggaggaggctcGAGCTGGACCAGGAGCTGGGCAGCCTCAAGTCCCGCCTGTCCGACATGGAGTTCACCAACACCAAGTCGTCCAAGGAGCTGGACTACATCCGCGACGAGAGCAGTCGCCTCCAGCAGGAGAACCAGAGGCTACAGAATGACATCCGCAGGCTGCAGTCCGAGATCCAGATCACCTCCACGGAGACCCGGAGCATCTCCAACTCGGCCCCCATGGAGAGCGGGAAGAACCTAGAGCTGAGGTTGGACTCACTGCAGAGGGAGCTGGCCGAACTGAGGGCCATCACCAGCCAGAAGGATGAGGAGATCGAGAAGCTACAGAAGAGCCTGTCGGCTATCCAGATCaagagggagcagagggagagccACCTGAGGAGATCCATCGTGGTCATCGACCCCGACTCGGGTAAGGAGATGAGGCCGGAGGAGGCCTACAAGCTGGGGCTGATCGACTGGAAGATGTTTGTGAACCTCCAGAGCCAGGAGTGCGACTGGGAGGAGATCAGTGTCAAGGGCCCCAAGGGGGAGTCCTCTGTTCTCCACGACAGGAAGTCTGGGAAGAGGTTCTCCATTGAAGACGCCCTGAGGGCTGGGAACATCACCAACCGCCAGCTGCAGCAGTACCATGACAAGGAGATCACCATCCAGGAGTTCGGAGTCATGGTGTCGGGAAAGACCAAGTGA
- the LOC106606188 gene encoding periplakin isoform X3 — translation MDEYHKFHKEARDTQDLLKRMDKEVDQKYKPEFKDMYQMESLIRDLDDQAKAMDHFDERVKALEKRSLQVLPLQFRRNTPQKLLPVEALCEFDTDEGQILRGERYTLLSNKGPKWEVKDAAGRKLTAPGACFMVPPTDPESVALSNSLASQQKGIKMKVSGSKTTLVKRLEELKKDGSAGSDKEEQQCRQLMAGLDKVTSDLDKQEKAIYSRVRPPLEQTRPLQDSADRLQDVKDIAAVVRKIEPEKSSKVREAEKFLTSNPKCASAPQLNGKVNEANNKYDKINLLLKCSEDKLQNSNRLENSLQNGKSLLSSYENKLVREEVAPADISSLEKTQRQLADIASELKTKRSAVTETEANLRAAKGSCDTMATKLQEHCPDIERQEGEVRKLNKRYDNLNRQIDTRTQSLQRAKTSYSNYRSDYDNLNNWLSRVPNYEPTEKDNLSQVETKLEKQKNLLSDIKKKESELNNVSKNAQLYQQAVKDYENDTEKFKSILDLEDGLVPQTYKRSRLESPALRVKEEESAIEAKFTEVNAVNKQRMANLQFAQGLMNQQSDVIVANNVQQVKSAAPGEEAWRIESQLKDEIQRREQLEKDLEKIQTDIYMLEGQKPEDTVVKKEIIKKVPDPTLVDEVHNVRQKLSDETRVTRAMDNELEALRLKLRGIETEIKEGAQQYTVKEVLRIERDRGQEEEVRRLREELEELRRKKTIKDNEVIQITKQVTLLAQQKSKEQEVITEEEVIKVQNDPQLENEYRILLDRKQKEQEARKQLEDELRFLQDKLRRLEKEKSMAEEKISIKEVLKVEKDIAFEREVENLRMQHEDEKAKHRSSQRERADLQRKISSLEEEKTRVIVQEKVREIVRPDPKAEAEVANLRMELVEHQRRYRDADQQLKSHQDELKMLRNRGPQIEIKEIIKEVIKYKTDPQTERELEKLRNEIVDKTHQTEKSEMEIRQLRDEIQRWKDTKPQVQIKEVVNEVLEYKENPKTKEEIEILKRKLADEQKKRLDLERERSANEEKIRLRKIDLSQVREKVVQQEVVKMEEDPLLRSECTTFIQNINNEQRQRETLKEELYQLQSRKANLDAQLEELERERRARRDAELEIQRLRVRLNEMEVRDKENRERVTVKQMVVLQQDPQQEKEHSILKLQVEEERHKRTLLEKELNILLQQQVTLERMVVKEKVVRTETIQVEKDPEAELEIETMTRTLEQEKRRRLELDQELGSLKSRLSDMEFTNTKSSKELDYIRDESSRLQQENQRLQNDIRRLQSEIQITSTETRSISNSAPMESGKNLELRLDSLQRELAELRAITSQKDEEIEKLQKSLSAIQIKREQRESHLRRSIVVIDPDSGKEMRPEEAYKLGLIDWKMFVNLQSQECDWEEISVKGPKGESSVLHDRKSGKRFSIEDALRAGNITNRQLQQYHDKEITIQEFGVMVSGKTK, via the exons GGAGAGAGGTACACCCTCCTGAGTAACAAGGGGCCCAAGTGGGAGGTGAAGGACGCGGCCGGGCGTAAACTGACGGCTCCAGGGGCCTGCTTCATGGTCCCCCCCACAGACCCAGAGTCTGTCGCCCTCTCCAacag tctggccaGCCAGCAGAAGGGTATTAAGATGAAGGTGTCTGGCAGTAAGACCACCCTGGTCAAACGCCTGGAGGAACTGAAGAAAGACGGCTCCGCTGGCTCTG ACAAGGAGGAGCAGCAGTGTCGCCAGCTGATGGCCGGTTTGGACAAGGTGACCAGTGATCTGGACAAACAGGAGAAGGCCATCTACTCTCGAGTGCGCCCCCCGCTGGAGCAGACCAGGCCACTTCAGGACAGCGCTGACCGTCTGCAGGACGTCAAG GACATTGCGGCCGTGGTTCGTAAGATCGAGCCGGAGAAGTCATCCAAGGTGAGGGAGGCTGAGAAgttcctgacctctaaccctaaaTGTGCCAGCGCCCCTCAGCTGAACGGCAAGGTGAACGAGGCCAACAACAAATACGACAAGATCAACCTGCTGCTCAAGTGCTCCGAGGACAA GCTTCAGAATTCCAACCGCCTGGAGAACTCCCTTCAAAACGGGAAATCTTTATTGTCCAGCTACGAGAACAAGTTGGTCAGGGAGGAAGTCGCCCCAGCAGACATCTCATCTCTGGAGAAGACACAGCGTCAACTGGCT GATATTGCATCAGAGCTGAAGACCAAGAGGTCCGCGGTGACGGAGACGGAGGCTAACCTGCGTGCGGCCAAAGGCAGCTGTGACACCATGGCAACCAAGCTGCAGGAGCACTGCCCCGACATCGAGAGGCAGGAAGGCGAGGTCCGGAAACTTAACAAACGCTACGACAACCTCAACAGGCAGATCGACACCAG AACTCAGAGCCTGCAGAGGGCTAAGACGTCGTACAGCAACTACCGCAGTGACTACGACAACCTGAACAACTGGCTGTCCCGCGTGCCAAACTATGAGCCAACTGAGAAAGACAACCTCAGTCAGGTGGAAACCAAGCTGGAAAAACAGAAG AACCTGCTCTCCGACATTAAAAAGAAGGAGTCTGAGTTGAACAACGTATCGAAAAATGCCCAACTTTACCAGCAAGCCGTCAAG GACTATGAGAATGATACTGAGAAGTTCAAGTCAATTCTGGACCTTGAAGATGGGCTGGTCCCTCAGACCTACAAGAGAAGCAGACTGGAGTCCCCTGCACTCAGGGTCAAGGAAGAG GAATCTGCCATTGAAGCTAAATTCACCGAAGTGAATGCAGTTAACAAGCAAAGGATGGCAAATCTGCAGTTTGCGCAAGGCCTTATGAATCAG caatCAGACGTGATCGTTGCAAACAATGTCCAGCAAGTCAAATCTGCCGCTCCCGGAGAAGAAGCCTGGAGGATCGAGAGTCAACTGAAAGACGAGATCCAGAGGAGGGAGCAGCTGGAGAAGGATCTAGAGAAAATCCAGACGGACATCTACATGTTGGAGGGCCAGAAGCCGGAGGACACCGTCGTCAAGAAGGAGATCATCAAGAAGGTTCCGGATCCTACTCTGGTCGACGAGGTTCACAATGTCCGTCAGAAACTATCAGACGAAACCCGGGTCACCCGGGCCATGGACAACGAGCTGGAGGCGCTGAGGCTGAAGCTGCGCGGCATCGAAACAGAGATCAAAGAAGGAGCACAGCAGTACACCGTGAAGGAGGTGCTGCGTATCGAGAGGGACCGTggccaggaggaggaggtgaggaggctcAGGGAGGAGCTGGAAGAGCTGAGGAGGAAGAAGACCATCAAGGACAATGAGGTGATTCAGATCACCAAGCAGGTGACGCTCCTGGCACAGCAGAAGTCCAAGGAGCAGGAGGTGATCACAGAGGAGGAGGTGATTAAAGTGCAGAATGACCCGCAACTGGAGAACGAGTACCGCATCCTCTTGGACAGGAAGCAGAAGGAGCAGGAGGCCAGGAAGCAACTTGAGGACGAGCTGCGCTTCCTCCAGGACAAGCTCCGCAGGCTGGAGAAGGAGAAGTCCATGGCTGAGGAGAAGATCTCCATCAAGGAGGTGCTGAAGGTAGAGAAGGATATCGCCtttgagagggaggtagagaatcTCAGGATGCAACATGAGGATGAGAAGGCCAAGCACCGGTCTTCACAAAGGGAGCGTGCCGACCTCCAGAGGAAGATCTCCAGCCTAGAGGAGGAAAAGACAAGGGTCATAGTTCAGGAGAAGGTGAGGGAGATCGTCAGGCCCGACCCCAAGGCTGAGGCTGAAGTGGCCAACCTACGCATGGAACTGGTGGAGCACCAGAGGAGGTACAGAGACGCCGACCAGCAGCTGAAGTCCCACCAGGACGAGCTGAAGATGCTGAGAAACAGAGGTCCGCAGATCGAGATCAAGGAGATCATCAAGGAAGTCATCAAGTACAAGACAGACCCGCAGACCGAGAGGGAGCTGGAGAAACTCCGCAACGAGATTGTGGACAAGACGCACCAGACGGAGAAGTCAGAGATGGAGATCAGGCAGCTGAGGGACGAGATTCAGCGGTGGAAGGACACCAAGCCCCAGGTGCAAATTAAAGAGGTGGTTAATGAGGTGCTGGAGTACAAAGAAAACCCCAAGACCAAGGAGGAGATTGAGATCCTGAAGAGGAAGCTGGCGGACGAGCAGAAGAAACGCCTGGACCTGGAGAGGGAGCGATCAGCTAATGAGGAGAAGATCCGGCTAAGGAAGATCGACCTGTCCCAGGTCAGGGAGAAGGTGGTTCAGCAGGAGGTGGTTAAGATGGAGGAGGACCCATTACTGAGGTCAGAGTGCACCACCTTCATACAGAACATCAACAATGAACAGAGGCAGAGGGAGACCCTGAAAGAGGAGCTCTACCAACTTCAGAGTAGGAAGGCCAACCTGGACGCACAGCTGGAGGAGCTGGAGCGAGAACGCCGAGCTAGGCGTGATGCAGAGCTGGAGATCCAGAGGCTGAGGGTCAGGCTGAACGAGATGGAGGTCAGGGACAAGGAGAACAGGGAGAGGGTCACAGTGAAACAGATGGTGGTTCTCCAGCAGGACCCCCAGCAAGAGAAAGAGCACTCCATCCTCAAGCtgcaggtggaggaggagagacacaAGCGCACCCTGCTGGAGAAGGAGCTGAACATCCTGCTCCAGCAGCAGGTCACCCTGGAGAGGATGGTGGTGAAGGAGAAGGTGGTGCGCACCGAGACCATCCAGGTAGAGAAAGACCCGGAGGCTGAGCTGGAGATCGAGACGATGACGAGGACGCTggaacaggagaagaggaggaggctcGAGCTGGACCAGGAGCTGGGCAGCCTCAAGTCCCGCCTGTCCGACATGGAGTTCACCAACACCAAGTCGTCCAAGGAGCTGGACTACATCCGCGACGAGAGCAGTCGCCTCCAGCAGGAGAACCAGAGGCTACAGAATGACATCCGCAGGCTGCAGTCCGAGATCCAGATCACCTCCACGGAGACCCGGAGCATCTCCAACTCGGCCCCCATGGAGAGCGGGAAGAACCTAGAGCTGAGGTTGGACTCACTGCAGAGGGAGCTGGCCGAACTGAGGGCCATCACCAGCCAGAAGGATGAGGAGATCGAGAAGCTACAGAAGAGCCTGTCGGCTATCCAGATCaagagggagcagagggagagccACCTGAGGAGATCCATCGTGGTCATCGACCCCGACTCGGGTAAGGAGATGAGGCCGGAGGAGGCCTACAAGCTGGGGCTGATCGACTGGAAGATGTTTGTGAACCTCCAGAGCCAGGAGTGCGACTGGGAGGAGATCAGTGTCAAGGGCCCCAAGGGGGAGTCCTCTGTTCTCCACGACAGGAAGTCTGGGAAGAGGTTCTCCATTGAAGACGCCCTGAGGGCTGGGAACATCACCAACCGCCAGCTGCAGCAGTACCATGACAAGGAGATCACCATCCAGGAGTTCGGAGTCATGGTGTCGGGAAAGACCAAGTGA